The Paenibacillus mucilaginosus 3016 genome includes the window GCGAAAATGCAGGCGGCTTTAGAGGAGAAGCGGGAACAACATCCCGATCATTACGCCAAATATCCCATGCAGCTGATGACCACAGCAGAGGATCAGGCGCTCCGCAGCGTTACCGGCACATGGAGTCTGCCTGAGGAATACTTGTACTTCTTGAAGCATTATGTCCCCGAATCGGTATCCTGGAGTACGGACGAATATATGAACATGGATATTTATGGTGCCAAGGATCTCCTGCAAGGGCAGTCGGGGTACAATTATAATCATGTTACGGATGAAGTCATTGCGGACTGGCCGAGGGACTATCTGGTCATTGCTTCGGATGAAGGCGATCCCTATTGTATCGATCTCTCGAGAGGGGATACGGTTATTTATACCGCGGTACATGGAGCAGGATCGTGGGATTTCTCCGTTGCTTACGACAATCTGTTAGAGTTTCTTCATAGTATGCTGCGGCCGGCAAGTACCGGGGAGTGGGAGGACGGTGCGGATGAACCATATGACTACTGCCATGTTTATATTACCGGACCAGGCACCGACAAGATCAAAACATGGGTGTTCATCAAAAAAAGGTTCTCCTGCGATTATGCACAAGCGAAAACCTATCTGGAGGCGGCTCCTCTGCTAGTCTATAAGGGCCTTGACTCGGGTGCGGTTAAACTGGTGGACGAACTGAAGAGCATCGGAGCGGACTATGAACTGCGCCAGATTAGTCAGGACGAATTCTTAGGCATCGGAAGCTATAGATCATAGTATGGACAGAAGCGTGAGACTCTGAAGAATGATCATCGGAGCTCACGTTTTTTTGATTTGAAGACTGGGGGAAAGGAGCCTATTATAAAGGGACTTTTGATCGGATTTGTTGGGTGGTATTTGAAGACAGCTGCATTATAATCAAACGTATCGTGTGGGCGTATCAGGTTCTCCGATAGGGTAAAAGTCAATAAGGAGGCGTTATTCATGACCATTTTCCAATTTCCACCGGACTTCCGCTGGGGAGTCGCTACCGCCGCATACCAAATCGAAGGCGCAACCCAAGAGGATGGGCGAGGGCTGTCCATCTGGGATACGTTCGCCAGAACGCCGGGCAAGGTACTGAATGGGGATAACGGCGACGTTGCCTGCGACAGCTACCACCGCTGGACAGAGGATATTGCGCTGATGAAGCAGCTCGGCGTGACGATGTACCGCTTCTCCATCGCTTGGCCGCGCATATATCCGAATGGAACGGGCGAGGTGAATGAGAAGGGCCTCGAATTCTACGAGACCTTCGTGGACGCGCTGCTGGAGGCGGGGATCGAGCCGCTCTGCACGCTGTACCATTGGGATCTGCCGCAGAAGCTGCAGGACAGCGGGGGCTGGACGAACCGGGAGACGATCGATGCCTTCGTCCATTATTCGGAGACGGTATTCAAGCGTCTGAACGGCAAGATCAAGAACTGGATCACGTTTAACGAACCGTGGTGCGTCTCCTTCCTCTCCCATGAACTCGGCGCGCACGCACCGGGCTGGACCGATTTTCAGGCCGCGCTGGATGTGGCGCATCACCTGCTGGTGGCCCACGGCCGCACGGTGCGCCGGTTCCGGGAGCTGGGCATGGCAGGAGCGATCGGCTACGCGCCGAACACCGAATGGTTCGTGCCTTACAGCCGGAGCGAGGCAGACCTGCAGGCCGCGAAGCGCCGTCACGACTACTTCAATACTTGGTTCTTCGAGCCGGTGTTCCGGGGCAGCTATCCGCAGGAGCAGACGGCCCACTATGAGTCCAAGGGCTTCAAGCTGAACATTCAGCCGGGCGACATGGAGGATATCTCCCAGCCGATCGACTTCGTAGGCATCAACTATTATACGGGCGGTGTGGCCAAGGATGCGCCGGGGCAGGGCATCTTGGATATTGAGGTGGTCGATACGGAGATGGAGAAGACGGACTTCGACTGGAACGTCTATCCCGAGGGCTTCTACCAGGTGCTCCGCTGGGTGAAGGATACCTATGGCGATATCCCGATCTTCATCACGGAGAACGGCGCCTGCTACGAGGCGGAGAAGAAGGACGGCAGGGTGAAGGACCGCAGGCGCACGCAGTTCCTGCGCCGTCATCTGATCGCGCTGCACCGTGCTATCGAGTCGGGCGTGAATGTGAAAGGGTACATGCAGTGGTCTCTGCTCGATAACTTTGAGTGGGCTTACGGCTACACCAAGCCGTTCGGACTCGTTCATGTGGACTTCCGCACGCTGGAGCGGACACCCAAAGAAAGCTTCTATTGGTATCGCAGCGTCGCGCGAAACAACTGGTTCTCGACGAATGACGAATACTAGAGCGGCGGCATCGCTTAAGGCGGTGGACTTGCTGTCAAACCGTAAGGGCCGGGGCGAAAATGCTGCCTCGGCCTTTTTTGTATTCGAAAGGAGCTGCGGTCATGAAGAGCTGGAGAGATTATGGTAGAATATGGACAAGGGATGATATCATCCGACCGAGTACATCCAGTTCGAAAGTGAGCGGAACAATATGGCCCATAAGTGGAATAGGATCCGAGAGAAGATTGCATCCAATGATGCCGGTGCAAGAAGCATTTATGAGAAATTCGGCCGTGAAATCTATGCCGTGGCCAAACGGGGGGAGCCTGATCCGGAACCTCACCGCTCCCTGAAGGCAGTCCTTGATCGTGCAAAGACTTATAATGTGCCGCAGGCGATGATCGACCGCGCACTGGAGAAAGCCCAAGGCGGAAGCGAGGAAATCTATGAAGAGATCCGCTTTGAAGGCTTCGGGGGTGACGGCACGAAGGTTATTGTCGAGGCACTGACCCGGAATGTGAACCGTACGGCTTCCGAAGTGCGCGATGCTTTCGAGATGAGCGGCATAAGCCTGGGTGAGAGCGGTTCCGTGGATTACATGTTCGACGCGATGGGGGTGATCGGCCAGACCGGCTTAAGCTTCGAAGAAGCGTATGAACTTCTCAGCGATTCGCCGGTAAGGGATTATTACTTCATCGAAGAGGACGATACGGTGATCATTCTCTGCCCTTTGGAGGAATTCCATGTTATGCAGGAAGTGCTCCAGAACGCCGGCGCAGCGGAATTCACCATGGTCGAGCAGACGATGGAAGCCCAGCACTGTATTACTCTGCCGGCTTACGCGAAGGCTCAGTTCGAGAGCATGATCAACGCCCTCGAGAATCTGGAAGAGGTGCAGCAGGTCTATCACAACGTGGATTTGGATGAGGAAGATCAGGAGGAGGTGATTGAACCTTCGTATATCATGTCGGATGAAGAGCAAGCAGTATTCAGTACCATCATCTCAGCGATCGAACAAGTGAAGCGTTATTCATACGAAGGCTCCATGACCCTCACCGGTCCGGATACCGATCTGATCATGTTCATGGAAGGCGATATTCACCTCAAACCTGAGTTCGCTCTGCATTCCAAATCGTCCTTTCAATCGGGTGATAAGGAAGTGGAGCAGGAAATAAGGGAGGTCCAAGGAAAAGCCTACTCGAGGGATCATATAACAGGAGAGTGGATCGTTAGCGAGGGGCTGGGTGAAAGTGCAGCACAAGAAAGCTTGACCAAGTACTTCTCCCGTGAAAATGTAGAAGCGATCCAAGATATACAACTGGAGACATCAGGGAGCGAGATCCGTATCGAGATCGAATACGACGTGCAAAAATATGATAGAATCGTACAAAAACATCGAACAGCGCCCAAAACCGTTGCAGCGAAACAGCATTTCAAGATCAATTCAACAACCATGCTGCCGACTTCTGCCCTTTTGGAGATGGAATCCGATGACGGGGATGGAATCATAAGCTTGAATACTGAAATTACTTATACATATAACGGGACATCAAGGGAAATCGTGCCACCGATCGGATAACTCACATCCCATGCTTCTTGTCATGCTGTAATCGGAGTATGCTGCTCTTGGCATAGCGGAGGATTCGAGCGCACACAGGTGCAAAAACGACGAAGCCCTGGCCGGACCGGCCAGGGTTGTTGAAGGTTGTTATTTGAGTTTATACCGGTAGAAATAATCCGCGGACATCTTCTTGATCGCGGCTTCCTTGCCTTCTTCCATCTTATATGGAAGTGAGATGGAATCGGCAAAAACGGTCGTCTTGTGGATACCCTTCTTCTTGTTCAACAGCTCGGTATCCGAAGTCAGGACGGTTTGGTCCTTGTTCAACTGCTCCAGCGTAAAGATCGGCTCCCGATCCAAATCCTCCGGGTCTGATAAACAATTTCAAGATTGATGGAACCGAGATAGCGCGAGCTGTCTAGCGCTGTCATGATCTCGTATTTGGGTTCGGCCGAGAGGAGCTCCACGCCCTCATTCTGCAGCAGAGGATAACTTGCTTTCGGAAGATTGAAATGGATTGCTTGTACGGTACCATCCCAAGTGACTTCATAGCCGAGCGCCTCACTGACCAGCCGGAGAGGGACATACGTCTTCTCATTATAGAGAATCGGAGAGTCGTTCGAGGTGTCGATCAGCCGGCCGTTATCGACCAGCTTGAAATGAGGAACGAGCTGGGCGGCTACGTTAGCCGCGGCCCCTTGTACCGTATAAAGGTGTGAGCATAAGTGCTGCCAACAGTATGGCCGCCGTTTTTTTCTTCTTCAAATTGCTGTGCCTCCTAAGATGTATGTAAGGATCCCGTGCATTCAAGGGACTATTGTCAATCTTAGAATCCATATAATGTATAGTCAAGGTTCGCAAGCATGAAGTTTCCAGGCTGTGTTTGGAGGATCATGATAATAATAATTGTGCTAAGCTGTTAGATGAACAAAGAATAATCCAAAAAGAAGAGTAGGGTGTTTGATCCCATGTGGGTTTAGCCGCGGTGACGAATCTTTCGCAGGATCGGCAGCGATCCTGTATCATTTATTATGTTTTATAGTAGTAGGGATATTATGATGATAAATTATTTTGTTTTCTTTATGAAGAATAAAAGGTAAAGCCCAAAGGAGTGGTTCCTATGGATTTTCACTATAGCAGCGGCTTGTCTAGTTGTGATGACCTGTTTGAGCTGTATGATTCCGTAGACTGGAATCGTTATCTTCAATTATCAAAGGAAGAGTTAGAAAAAGCAGTAGTCCAAAGCTGGTATGTCATTAATGCGTATAAGAAAGAGAAATTAATTGGTACTGGACGCGTTATTTCAGACGGTGTGATTAATGCCTGTATCTGCGGTATCGTCGTCCATCCAAGTTATCAAAAACAAGGAATTGG containing:
- a CDS encoding SMI1/KNR4 family protein, producing METVYQEIDAVIAKMQAALEEKREQHPDHYAKYPMQLMTTAEDQALRSVTGTWSLPEEYLYFLKHYVPESVSWSTDEYMNMDIYGAKDLLQGQSGYNYNHVTDEVIADWPRDYLVIASDEGDPYCIDLSRGDTVIYTAVHGAGSWDFSVAYDNLLEFLHSMLRPASTGEWEDGADEPYDYCHVYITGPGTDKIKTWVFIKKRFSCDYAQAKTYLEAAPLLVYKGLDSGAVKLVDELKSIGADYELRQISQDEFLGIGSYRS
- a CDS encoding stalk domain-containing protein yields the protein MVDNGRLIDTSNDSPILYNEKTYVPLRLVSEALGYEVTWDGTVQAIHFNLPKASYPLLQNEGVELLSAEPKYEIMTALDSSRYLGSINLEIVYQTRRIWIGSRSLRWSS
- a CDS encoding GNAT family N-acetyltransferase codes for the protein MDFHYSSGLSSCDDLFELYDSVDWNRYLQLSKEELEKAVVQSWYVINAYKKEKLIGTGRVISDGVINACICGIVVHPSYQKQGIGSEIVRRLVDKCREGNLHIQLFCSEDNIAYYKKLGFEVFAVGMMDRR
- a CDS encoding GH1 family beta-glucosidase — its product is MTIFQFPPDFRWGVATAAYQIEGATQEDGRGLSIWDTFARTPGKVLNGDNGDVACDSYHRWTEDIALMKQLGVTMYRFSIAWPRIYPNGTGEVNEKGLEFYETFVDALLEAGIEPLCTLYHWDLPQKLQDSGGWTNRETIDAFVHYSETVFKRLNGKIKNWITFNEPWCVSFLSHELGAHAPGWTDFQAALDVAHHLLVAHGRTVRRFRELGMAGAIGYAPNTEWFVPYSRSEADLQAAKRRHDYFNTWFFEPVFRGSYPQEQTAHYESKGFKLNIQPGDMEDISQPIDFVGINYYTGGVAKDAPGQGILDIEVVDTEMEKTDFDWNVYPEGFYQVLRWVKDTYGDIPIFITENGACYEAEKKDGRVKDRRRTQFLRRHLIALHRAIESGVNVKGYMQWSLLDNFEWAYGYTKPFGLVHVDFRTLERTPKESFYWYRSVARNNWFSTNDEY